A genomic window from Hypomesus transpacificus isolate Combined female chromosome 15, fHypTra1, whole genome shotgun sequence includes:
- the mmp23bb gene encoding matrix metallopeptidase 23bb: MNLKDLTPGVQRRGTSLRLLLLVFITTVIDWVGGIPTWKTEGADVISQKPLIETFTSVHPQSGVTMSRSKRYAINPLGHKWEHFNITYKITKFPNTLNKDDTRKAISIAFTKWSDVSPLSFNEITNPNKSADIIIGFYTFNHTDCWWSPLHPCFDGLNGELAHAFLPPRGEIHFDNHEFWILGKSRFSWKQGVWLNDLVQVAAHEIGHALGLWHSRDPQALMHPNATYTGQRNIAQDDIWGIQRLYGCMDKRRVCEPWARLGFCERRKSFMKKHCPQRCDLCYEPLEAVTTPTTPPANVKIKMVSRGKVVGFRCGTKNPRSPPKVSWYKDGEQLLTSIPGYIIMKDRDLRIVANEFNEGIYTCRVHRSGNIVSANSWAIRLKPEQSSNT; this comes from the exons TCGGTGGGATCCCAACGTGGAAGACAGAG GGAGCAGATGTGATCTCCCAAAAGCCACTTATAGAGACCTTCACGTCTGTGCATCCTCAGTCAGGAGTGACAATGAGCCGGTCCAAACGCTATGCCATCAACCCTTTAGGCCACAAATGGGAGCACTTTAACATCACCTACAA aatCACCAAGTTCCCCAACACCCTGAACAAAGATGACACCCGTAAAGCAATCAGCATTGCATTCACCAAGTGGAGTGAtgtgtcccctctctctttcaatgaAATCACAAACCCCAACAAGAGCGCTGACATCATTATTG gCTTCTACACCTTTAACCACACAGACTGCTGGTGGTCTCCACTGCACCCATGCTTTGATGGGCTGAATGGGGAACTTGCACATGCCTTCCTGCCACCCCGAGGAGAGATCCACTTTGACAACCACGAGTTCTGGATTCTGGGAAAGTCCCGCTTCAGCTGGAAACAAG gtgtgtgGTTGAATGACCTGGTCCAGGTTGCAGCACATGAGATTGGCCATGCTCTTGGTTTGTGGCACTCCCGTGATCCCCAGGCCCTGATGCACCCCAACGCCACCTATACAGGCCAGAGGAACATTGCCCAGGATGACATCTGGGGTATCCAGCGGCTTTATG GCTGCATGGACaagaggcgtgtgtgtgagccatgGGCTCGTCTTGGCTTCTGTGAGAGGAGGAAAAGCTTCATGAAGAAACACTGTCCTCAGCGTTGTGATCTCTGCTATG AACCCCTGGAGGCAGTTACCACACCAACTACACCTCCGGCCAATGTTAAGATCAAGATGGTTTCTCGTGGAAAGGTTGTGGGCTTTCGCTGTGGAACAAAGAATCCTCGATCGCCTCCCAAAGTCAG CTGGTACAAAGATGGAGAGCAACTACTCACTTCCATCCCTGGTTACATCATCATGAAAGACCGCGATCTCCGCATCGTAGCCAATGAGTTCAACGAGGGCATTTACACCTGTCGAGTCCATCGCAGTGGCAACATTGTTTCAGCCAACTCTTGGGCCATCCGTTTAAAACCAGAGCAGTCTTCCAACACTTGA
- the pcyt1ab gene encoding phosphate cytidylyltransferase 1A, choline b isoform X1, with product MEPHSSNRLPHRKRRRDGYCGEKGEGEPPVKVSRTVGLTDPAPFADQLEPATTPYKRVSMDEARQGTPQDRPVRVYADGIFDMFHSGHARALMQAKGLFPNTHLIVGVCSDDLTHNLKGFTVMNEDERYDAVSHCRYVDEIVRNAPWTLTPEFLAEHRIDFVAHDDIPYSSAGSDDVYQHIKAAGMFAPTQRTEGISTSDLITRIVRDYDVYVRRNLQRGYTAKELNVSFINEKKYHLQERVDKVKKKVRDVEERSKEFVQKVEEKSIDLIQKWEEKSREFIGNFLQMFGPEGALKHMLKEGKGRMLQAISPKQSPNSSPTRERSPSPTFRLPFFSKTSPPSSPPHHHAAYSISEDEDDNGD from the exons ATGGAGCCTCACAGCTCGAATCGGCTACCCCACCGAAAAAGAAGGAGGGATGGGTActgtggagagaaaggggagggggagccaCCCGTCAAGGTCTCACGTACTGTG gGTCTGACAGATCCTGCCCCGTTTGCTGACCAACTTGAGCCTGCCACCACCCCTTACAAGCGCGTCAGCATGGACGAGGCACGACAAGGCACTCCGC AAGATCGTCCAGTTCGGGTGTATGCAGATGGGATCTTTGACATGTTCCACTCAGGTCATGCTCGAGCGTTAATGCAAGCCAAGGGGCTCTTTCCTAATACCCACCTCATCGTTGGAG tgTGCAGTGATGATCTCACACACAACCTGAAGGGTTTTACGGTCATGAACGAAGACGAACGCTATGATGCAGTCAGTCACTGTCGCTATGTCGATGAAATTGTGCGTAACGCACCGTGGACGCTTACACCCGAATTCCTAGCTGAGCATCGG ATTGACTTTGTTGCTCATGATGATATACCCTACTCCTCAGCTGGGAGTGATGATGTGTACCAGCACATAAAGGCAGCCG GCATGTTTGCACCCACACAACGTACAGAGGGTATCTCCACATCCGATTTAATCACACGCATAGTTCGTGATTATGACGTTTACGTGCGCCGAAACCTACAGAGAGGCTACACTGCCAAAGAGCTCAATGTTAGCTTCATCAAT GAGAAGAAGTACCATCTTCAAGAGAGGGTGGACAAGGTGAAGAAGAAGGTTCGAGATGTGGAAGAGCGCTCCAAAGAATTTGTGCAGAAAGTGGAAGAGAAGAGCATTGACCTGATTCAGAAGTGGGAGGAGAAATCCCGGGAGTTTATTGGCAACTTCCTGCAGATGTTCGGTCCAGAAGGGGCGCTG AAACACATGCTGAAGGAGGGTAAGGGGCGGATGCTGCAGGCCATCAGTCCCAAACAGAGCCCCAACAGCAGCCCGACACGCGAGCGCTCCCCTTCGCCAACCTTCCGACTGCCTTTCTTCTCCAAgacctcccctccatcctcgcCACCACATCACCACGCAGCATACAGCATCAGCGAGGATGAAGATGACAATGGCGATTAG
- the pcyt1ab gene encoding phosphate cytidylyltransferase 1A, choline b isoform X2 has translation MCVFQGLTDPAPFADQLEPATTPYKRVSMDEARQGTPQDRPVRVYADGIFDMFHSGHARALMQAKGLFPNTHLIVGVCSDDLTHNLKGFTVMNEDERYDAVSHCRYVDEIVRNAPWTLTPEFLAEHRIDFVAHDDIPYSSAGSDDVYQHIKAAGMFAPTQRTEGISTSDLITRIVRDYDVYVRRNLQRGYTAKELNVSFINEKKYHLQERVDKVKKKVRDVEERSKEFVQKVEEKSIDLIQKWEEKSREFIGNFLQMFGPEGALKHMLKEGKGRMLQAISPKQSPNSSPTRERSPSPTFRLPFFSKTSPPSSPPHHHAAYSISEDEDDNGD, from the exons atgtgtgtttttcaggGTCTGACAGATCCTGCCCCGTTTGCTGACCAACTTGAGCCTGCCACCACCCCTTACAAGCGCGTCAGCATGGACGAGGCACGACAAGGCACTCCGC AAGATCGTCCAGTTCGGGTGTATGCAGATGGGATCTTTGACATGTTCCACTCAGGTCATGCTCGAGCGTTAATGCAAGCCAAGGGGCTCTTTCCTAATACCCACCTCATCGTTGGAG tgTGCAGTGATGATCTCACACACAACCTGAAGGGTTTTACGGTCATGAACGAAGACGAACGCTATGATGCAGTCAGTCACTGTCGCTATGTCGATGAAATTGTGCGTAACGCACCGTGGACGCTTACACCCGAATTCCTAGCTGAGCATCGG ATTGACTTTGTTGCTCATGATGATATACCCTACTCCTCAGCTGGGAGTGATGATGTGTACCAGCACATAAAGGCAGCCG GCATGTTTGCACCCACACAACGTACAGAGGGTATCTCCACATCCGATTTAATCACACGCATAGTTCGTGATTATGACGTTTACGTGCGCCGAAACCTACAGAGAGGCTACACTGCCAAAGAGCTCAATGTTAGCTTCATCAAT GAGAAGAAGTACCATCTTCAAGAGAGGGTGGACAAGGTGAAGAAGAAGGTTCGAGATGTGGAAGAGCGCTCCAAAGAATTTGTGCAGAAAGTGGAAGAGAAGAGCATTGACCTGATTCAGAAGTGGGAGGAGAAATCCCGGGAGTTTATTGGCAACTTCCTGCAGATGTTCGGTCCAGAAGGGGCGCTG AAACACATGCTGAAGGAGGGTAAGGGGCGGATGCTGCAGGCCATCAGTCCCAAACAGAGCCCCAACAGCAGCCCGACACGCGAGCGCTCCCCTTCGCCAACCTTCCGACTGCCTTTCTTCTCCAAgacctcccctccatcctcgcCACCACATCACCACGCAGCATACAGCATCAGCGAGGATGAAGATGACAATGGCGATTAG
- the LOC124477505 gene encoding stress-associated endoplasmic reticulum protein 1, whose amino-acid sequence MVAKQKIRMANEKHSKNITQRGNVAKSSRNAGDDKVAVGPWLLALFIFVVCGSAIFQIIQSIRMGM is encoded by the exons ATGGTAGCAAAACAGAAAATACGAATGGCAAACGAGAAGCACAGCAAAAACATTACACAGAGAGGTAATGTCGCCAAGTCATCG AGAAATGCTGGGGATGACAAAGTGGCAGTGGGACCATGGCTTCTTGCCTTGTTCATTTTTGTTGTCTGCGGATCAG CCATTTTCCAGATCATTCAAAGCATCCGTATGGGCATGTAA